Proteins encoded in a region of the Quercus lobata isolate SW786 chromosome 8, ValleyOak3.0 Primary Assembly, whole genome shotgun sequence genome:
- the LOC115955116 gene encoding probable calcium-binding protein CML25 — translation MDFKSLFHRKKKTDSSNSLSLNSSTTTTTTTNSNTNSGSLDTPTQMAEFEQVFKKFDVNGDGKISASELGSIMGSLGHPATEEELEKMIVEVDADGDGFIDLNEFVELNTKGVDSDEAIDNLKDAFSVYDMDGNGVISADELQKVMRSLGDGFFYFLFFIFYF, via the coding sequence atggATTTCAAATCCCTTTTCCACCGGAAAAAGAAAACCGATTCCTCCAACAGTCTTTCTCTCAATTCATCGACGACAACAACCACAACTACAAATTCAAACACGAACTCAGGATCGCTAGACACACCAACCCAGATGGCGGAATTCGAACAAGTCTTCAAGAAATTTGATGTCAATGGAGACGGCAAGATCTCGGCCTCTGAATTAGGATCCATCATGGGAAGCTTAGGCCACCCAGCCACAGAGGAAGAGCTCGAAAAGATGATTGTCGAGGTGGACGCTGACGGGGATGGGTTTATTGACCTAAACGAGTTCGTGGAACTGAACACAAAGGGTGTGGATTCCGACGAGGCCATCGACAATCTGAAAGACGCGTTTTCGGTTTACGACATGGATGGAAATGGAGTTATTTCGGCGGACGAATTGCAGAAAGTGATGAGGAGTCTGGGGgatgggtttttttattttttattttttattttttatttctga
- the LOC115955113 gene encoding glucan endo-1,3-beta-glucosidase 11-like codes for MESLRIKSLFSSLVLFVLVSSPTLSSAASLGINYGQLGNNLPQPTDVIPLINSIGATKAKLYDANPQILSAFANTSIEFMVAIGNNLLSSMGDPQQALTWVKSNVQTYLPATKITGIMVGNEVLTLNNTELSNNLVPAMKSVYAALVSLGLDKSINVTTAHSLNIMGSTYPPSAGAFEQDYKVYMQAILSFHVQTGSPFYINMYPFFAYTSSPSEIDLNYVLFEPNNGFVDPTTKLSYDNMLFAQIDAVYSAITLLGYKGVSICESETGWPSKGDADEVGATLDNAAKYNSNLIKMVAENKVTPLGSNLDIYIFALFNENMKPGPTSERNFGLFQPDKIPVYSVRLTDGVSVSSSAVKRYNSLIVLFFCIASIAIL; via the coding sequence ATGGAGTCCCTTAGAATTAAAtccctcttttcttctttggttctttttgttcttgtttctaGTCCTACTTTGAGTTCTGCAGCTTCCCTCGGAATCAACTATGGTCAACTTGGAAACAATCTTCCTCAGCCCACAGATGTTATTCCTCTCATCAACTCCATTGGTGCAACAAAGGCGAAGCTTTACGATGCAAATCCTCAAATTCTTAGTGCATTCGCCAACACCAGCATCGAATTCATGGTCGCAATTGGCAACAATTTATTATCATCGATGGGTGATCCACAGCAAGCCTTGACTTGGGTGAAATCGAATGTCCAAACATACTTGCCGGCTACGAAGATTACAGGCATCATGGTAGGTAACGAAGTGTTAACTTTGAACAATACTGAGTTGAGCAACAATCTGGTTCCAGCCATGAAAAGCGTGTATGCTGCACTGGTTTCTTTAGGATTAGACAAGAGTATCAACGTAACTACCGCACACTCTCTCAACATCATGGGATCTACTTATCCTCCATCTGCTGGAGCCTTTGAACAAGACTATAAGGTATATATGCAAGCAATCTTGAGCTTTCACGTGCAGACAGGCTCACCTTTCTATATCAATATGTACCCCTTTTTTGCATACACGAGTAGCCCAAGTGAAATTGATCTTAATTATGTTCTTTTTGAGCCAAATAATGGGTTTGTGGATCCAACTACCAAGCTCTCATATGACAACATGTTATTTGCACAAATTGATGCGGTTTATTCTGCAATAACTTTGTTGGGGTATAAGGGGGTCTCAATTTGTGAGTCAGAGACTGGTTGGCCATCGAAGGGAGATGCTGATGAAGTTGGTGCTACACTTGATAATGCAGCCAAGTACAATAGCAATTTGATAAAGATGGTTGCTGAAAACAAAGTGACACCATTGGGGTCGAATTTAgacatatatatttttgcatTGTTTAACGAAAACATGAAGCCCGGACCAACATCTGAGAGGAATTTTGGATTGTTCCAACCCGATAAAATTCCAGTGTATTCCGTTCGACTCACTGATGGAGTTTCTGTTAGTTCTTCTGCTGTTAAAAGATATAATAGTCTTATAGTGTTATTCTTCTGCATAGCATCAATTGCAATTCTCTAG